One window from the genome of Hydra vulgaris chromosome 02, alternate assembly HydraT2T_AEP encodes:
- the LOC136076672 gene encoding uncharacterized protein LOC136076672 isoform X1, protein MFKLGESFVKLTRHYITSTDESMAFSCSDSFASFAVLKEAIRKYEDTSFIKLWVRDARTIEAARKSIPKKAALMAADIKYYFIKYCCIHGGQKLKYCGKGKRKTSTFKKDCPFYLNFKASEDGQFLVLHTMNNTHNHEVSEILYKHLPNQRKLPDYAIEKAKELMHLKPNKKLLQKELIKSTGKIITLRDLLNIAASSNKVENRNDITTFVTTLKDKYNANVEVLLDSDNNLKGIFFKTILCTVRTIHIQSSFVLMQHINCYKFVCLFILYFVKIVVVSVFLYTLMIWLTHP, encoded by the exons CGAAAGTATGGCTTTTTCATGCTCTGATTCTTTTGCATCATTTGCAGTTTTAAAAGAAGCTATTAGGAAGTACGAAGATACTTCTTTTATAAAGTTGTGGGTAAGAGATGCTAGAACTATTGAGGCTGCTAGGAAATCCATTCCTAAAAAAGCTGCTTTAATGGCAGctgatattaaatattattttataaagtattgttGCATTCATGGTggtcaaaaacttaaatattgtGGCAAAGGAAAGCGTAAAACTTC aacttttaaaaaagactgTCCGTTCTACCTGAATTTTAAAGCTTCTGAAGATGGTCAATTTTTAGTGTTACATACAATGAATAATACACATAATCATGAAGTATctgaa ATTCTCTATAAGCACTTGCCAAATCAAAGAAAACTTCCAGATTATGCTATCGAGAAAGCTAAAgagttaatgcatttaaaaccGAACAAAAAACTGCTACAAAAAGAGTTGATTAAATCCACAGGTAAAATTATCACTCTAAGAGATCTTTTAAACATTGCTGCTTCATCTAACAAAGTTGAAAACAGGAATGATATCACAACCTTTGTTACAACTTTAAAAGACAAATATA atgcTAATGTTGAAGTTTTATTAGATTCTGACAACAATTTGAAAGGGATTTTTTTCAAGACGATATTATGCACAGTGCGTACAATTCATATCCAGAGTTCCTTTGTTTTGATGCAACATATAAACTGTTACAAATTCGTCTGCCTGTTTATATTGTACTTTGTGAAGATAGTTGTGGTTAGTGTGTTTCTTTATACATTAATGATATGGTTGACACATCCCTAG
- the LOC136076672 gene encoding uncharacterized protein LOC136076672 isoform X4: MFKLGESFVKLTRHYITSTDESMAFSCSDSFASFAVLKEAIRKYEDTSFIKLWVRDARTIEAARKSIPKKAALMAADIKYYFIKYCCIHGGQKLKYCGKGKRKTSTFKKDCPFYLNFKASEDGQFLVLHTMNNTHNHEVSEILYKHLPNQRKLPDYAIEKAKELMHLKPNKKLLQKELIKSTGKIITLRDLLNIAASSNKVENRNDITTFVTTLKDKYRVHRSSLTRKRVRSHALFVHI, translated from the exons CGAAAGTATGGCTTTTTCATGCTCTGATTCTTTTGCATCATTTGCAGTTTTAAAAGAAGCTATTAGGAAGTACGAAGATACTTCTTTTATAAAGTTGTGGGTAAGAGATGCTAGAACTATTGAGGCTGCTAGGAAATCCATTCCTAAAAAAGCTGCTTTAATGGCAGctgatattaaatattattttataaagtattgttGCATTCATGGTggtcaaaaacttaaatattgtGGCAAAGGAAAGCGTAAAACTTC aacttttaaaaaagactgTCCGTTCTACCTGAATTTTAAAGCTTCTGAAGATGGTCAATTTTTAGTGTTACATACAATGAATAATACACATAATCATGAAGTATctgaa ATTCTCTATAAGCACTTGCCAAATCAAAGAAAACTTCCAGATTATGCTATCGAGAAAGCTAAAgagttaatgcatttaaaaccGAACAAAAAACTGCTACAAAAAGAGTTGATTAAATCCACAGGTAAAATTATCACTCTAAGAGATCTTTTAAACATTGCTGCTTCATCTAACAAAGTTGAAAACAGGAATGATATCACAACCTTTGTTACAACTTTAAAAGACAAATATA GAGTGCACCGATCAAGTCTTACCCGAAAGCGTGtacggtcgcacgccttgtttgtccacatttaa
- the LOC136076672 gene encoding uncharacterized protein LOC136076672 isoform X2, producing MQNWFCCFNFKFKNVFNITGESMAFSCSDSFASFAVLKEAIRKYEDTSFIKLWVRDARTIEAARKSIPKKAALMAADIKYYFIKYCCIHGGQKLKYCGKGKRKTSTFKKDCPFYLNFKASEDGQFLVLHTMNNTHNHEVSEILYKHLPNQRKLPDYAIEKAKELMHLKPNKKLLQKELIKSTGKIITLRDLLNIAASSNKVENRNDITTFVTTLKDKYNANVEVLLDSDNNLKGIFFKTILCTVRTIHIQSSFVLMQHINCYKFVCLFILYFVKIVVVSVFLYTLMIWLTHP from the exons CGAAAGTATGGCTTTTTCATGCTCTGATTCTTTTGCATCATTTGCAGTTTTAAAAGAAGCTATTAGGAAGTACGAAGATACTTCTTTTATAAAGTTGTGGGTAAGAGATGCTAGAACTATTGAGGCTGCTAGGAAATCCATTCCTAAAAAAGCTGCTTTAATGGCAGctgatattaaatattattttataaagtattgttGCATTCATGGTggtcaaaaacttaaatattgtGGCAAAGGAAAGCGTAAAACTTC aacttttaaaaaagactgTCCGTTCTACCTGAATTTTAAAGCTTCTGAAGATGGTCAATTTTTAGTGTTACATACAATGAATAATACACATAATCATGAAGTATctgaa ATTCTCTATAAGCACTTGCCAAATCAAAGAAAACTTCCAGATTATGCTATCGAGAAAGCTAAAgagttaatgcatttaaaaccGAACAAAAAACTGCTACAAAAAGAGTTGATTAAATCCACAGGTAAAATTATCACTCTAAGAGATCTTTTAAACATTGCTGCTTCATCTAACAAAGTTGAAAACAGGAATGATATCACAACCTTTGTTACAACTTTAAAAGACAAATATA atgcTAATGTTGAAGTTTTATTAGATTCTGACAACAATTTGAAAGGGATTTTTTTCAAGACGATATTATGCACAGTGCGTACAATTCATATCCAGAGTTCCTTTGTTTTGATGCAACATATAAACTGTTACAAATTCGTCTGCCTGTTTATATTGTACTTTGTGAAGATAGTTGTGGTTAGTGTGTTTCTTTATACATTAATGATATGGTTGACACATCCCTAG
- the LOC136076672 gene encoding uncharacterized protein LOC136076672 isoform X3, whose translation MAFSCSDSFASFAVLKEAIRKYEDTSFIKLWVRDARTIEAARKSIPKKAALMAADIKYYFIKYCCIHGGQKLKYCGKGKRKTSTFKKDCPFYLNFKASEDGQFLVLHTMNNTHNHEVSEILYKHLPNQRKLPDYAIEKAKELMHLKPNKKLLQKELIKSTGKIITLRDLLNIAASSNKVENRNDITTFVTTLKDKYNANVEVLLDSDNNLKGIFFKTILCTVRTIHIQSSFVLMQHINCYKFVCLFILYFVKIVVVSVFLYTLMIWLTHP comes from the exons ATGGCTTTTTCATGCTCTGATTCTTTTGCATCATTTGCAGTTTTAAAAGAAGCTATTAGGAAGTACGAAGATACTTCTTTTATAAAGTTGTGGGTAAGAGATGCTAGAACTATTGAGGCTGCTAGGAAATCCATTCCTAAAAAAGCTGCTTTAATGGCAGctgatattaaatattattttataaagtattgttGCATTCATGGTggtcaaaaacttaaatattgtGGCAAAGGAAAGCGTAAAACTTC aacttttaaaaaagactgTCCGTTCTACCTGAATTTTAAAGCTTCTGAAGATGGTCAATTTTTAGTGTTACATACAATGAATAATACACATAATCATGAAGTATctgaa ATTCTCTATAAGCACTTGCCAAATCAAAGAAAACTTCCAGATTATGCTATCGAGAAAGCTAAAgagttaatgcatttaaaaccGAACAAAAAACTGCTACAAAAAGAGTTGATTAAATCCACAGGTAAAATTATCACTCTAAGAGATCTTTTAAACATTGCTGCTTCATCTAACAAAGTTGAAAACAGGAATGATATCACAACCTTTGTTACAACTTTAAAAGACAAATATA atgcTAATGTTGAAGTTTTATTAGATTCTGACAACAATTTGAAAGGGATTTTTTTCAAGACGATATTATGCACAGTGCGTACAATTCATATCCAGAGTTCCTTTGTTTTGATGCAACATATAAACTGTTACAAATTCGTCTGCCTGTTTATATTGTACTTTGTGAAGATAGTTGTGGTTAGTGTGTTTCTTTATACATTAATGATATGGTTGACACATCCCTAG